The segment CGCCGACTCGTCGGGGACTACGGTCGCAAGCCTTAGCGACGCCGCGGGCGACGATTCGGGTCCCGGTTCGTACACCTACCCGACAGATAGCTCGTTCCAAAACGGCGCGTTCGACCTGCGGTCGTTCGAGGTGGTCGAGACAGATTCGACCTACGACTTCCGGTTCGAGGTGGCGAACCTCTACGACGCCTACGACTCGGGCAACTTCTCGCCTCACTACTTCACGGTCTGGCTCCGCGACCCGTCGCTTTCGGGCGGTTCGACCGCGGAGAACGGCGACCTGAACGTCACCGCCGAGTTCGCCGACCCGTGGCACTACCGGGTCACGGCGAGCGGCTACGACACCAGCGTCTACGATGCTAGCGGGAACGACCTGAGCGCGCCGACGCTCGTGGTGAACCTTTCGGCGAACACGGCCACCGTTTCGGTCGATAAGAGCGTCCTGAGCGACGTGACCATCGCCGAGAGCGAAGTCGTGCCGGTCGTCGGGTCCGAGAACTACGGCGCATTCCGGAACGTCGGGGCCGACACGACCCAGTGGCAGTTCGGCGGTGCCAAGAACGGTGCCGAGGGCAACGCGCCCCGAATCATCGACCTCGTGACGCCCGAGGGCGTGAGTCAGTCCGACGCGCTGGCTTACGACGGGACGACGCTCGCGCAGTTGCCGTTCACGCCGCTGTAGGCGAGCGATTCCCGCCGCGCTCGGGCGGTCGGTCGGCGTCGCACCGAGCGCGTCGGACTCTCGCAAGCGCCTTCGAGACACCTAAATATTTCTTTACACCTTACTCTCCTGTCTTTCGAGAATCTTTACAATTGTTCTACCACCACCCGACGCGGCGTCCTCGCGCCCGCGGAGAACGACTCCGCGAACCCTTTACTCTCCGACCGCGTGGCTCCTCGTATGGAACCACCCGAGGACGTGCAACCGGAGGACAACCACGAGTACTGGGCCAATCGCTCCGACGAGTTCTCGCCGGGCTACTACGCCGAAATCGGCCAGAACGAGGTGACCGAAACCCTCTCTGCGGTCTTCGACCACTACGTGAACACCGACGCCGAAATCCTCGAAGTCGGTTGTAGCTCCGGTCGTCACCTCGCACACCTGCTGGACCGCGGGTACAAGAACCTGACCGGCATCGACATCAACGACGACTCTTTCGACGTGATGGAAGACCACTACCCCCGACTCGCCGAGACCGGAACCTTCCACACCGGCGCAATCGAGGACCTCGTGCCAGAGTTCGCGGACGGCGAGTTCGACGTGATTTACTCCGTCGAGACGCTTCAGCACGTCCACCCCGACAACAAGTGGGTGTTCGAGGAGTTAGCCCGCGTCTCCGCCGACCTGCTGATTACCGCCGAGAACGAGGGCAACAGTCCTCAGCGAGGCCGGGAAGGGTGCGAGGTAAGCATCGTCCACGACGATTTCCCGCTGTACCACCGCAACTGGAAGGACGAGTTCGCCGACCTGAACGCGGCCCAACTGCTCTGCGAACCCGGCAAGCGCGACACGGTGCGGGTGTTTCGGGTTCTCTGACCCCACTGCGGATTCGCTGTCACCGACAGGTCCGACACCCGAGACCGGTGGCGGTCACCCGAATCGGGTTCCGTGCGGTGAGTCGCTCTCCACAGCAGTCACACCGCACGTCGTCGGTCACTCCTGCACCGACCGCGTAGGGAGCGCGGAGGGTTTCGGACCGGCCGTCGTCGCGCACCGTCAGGTCGATTTCGCCACGCTCGTAGGTGACGACGGTTCCCGCGACGAGTTCGGTCGCTATCTCGACAGCGTGTCGGTCGTAGATTTCCCGGCGTTTCTCGGCGTACCCGCGCTCTCTCTCCCGGCGGGCCTCGTCGAGTGCTGTCTGCACGTCCTCCTTTTCGGCCTTGAGTTCTTGGCGTTCTTCGAGGACCGCCACCCGACGCTCGTCGGAGCGGACCCCCTCGGCCTCGGTCGCCACGTCCCGGAGGCGGTCGGCCAGCGAGCGCACTTCGTCTCGGAGTTCCTCGATGCGCTGTTCCCGGAGTCGGCGATACTCCTCGAACTCGGATTCGGCGGCGCGAGACGCCGACCGGCGGATGTCGTCTATCTCGTCCCGGACCGCTTCGAGTGCGGTTCGTTGCGCGGTGTCGGCGGCGTCGGCCAGTTTCTCGGTCGAAATCGGCGCGTCGTCGGTCTCGGTCGCTGTCGCCGCCCCGCGAGGAGGCCCCGATTGCAGTCCGTAGAACTCCTCGACCAGTAACTCCGCGACCCCCGGAAGCGGGTCCTCGGATTCGACGTCGAGCGCCACCGCCTCCAGCAACTGGGTCTGGTACTCGCTGACGGTCTCCACGTCGATTCGGACGAGCGCCCAGAGGCCCGTCCGGTCGTAGTACGGACTGAACGTCGCGTCCGCCACGTCGGCGCTACTCTCGGCGACCCACGAGGGGTACCGATAGTCGCCGTCGAGGAGGTCCTTCGTCAGGGCGACTCGACCCGCGGGAGCCATCTCGGCGGCCTCGGCGAGGAGTCGGCGGGCGAACTCGCTCTGTGGGGTCAGCGCCCGTTCCGACTCGTCGCTGGCCGGTCGGTCGGGGCCGACCGCGACCTCGAACTCCCGTTCGTCGGCGAAATCCACATCGACGTGCGCGGGCAAGTTCACCCGCCACCGGGCGTCCGATTCGCGGACCGACGCCCCGAGGCCCGTCAGGTACTCTCGGGCGAACGCCTCCAGCGCGGACTGGGTGACGGGATGGGCCGCGTCAGTCATCGCCCACCCCGAGGTCGAAACTCTCGAAGACGCCGGTGTTGAACCGCTCTACCTTCCGGGAGAGTTCGTGCTGTTCGCCGAGGTCTATCGCCATCTCCTCGAAGTCGTTTTCGAGTTCGACCTCGGAGTCGGCGGCGGTGAGACGCTCGAAAATCTGGTCTTCGAAGCTCGTGCCGGAGTCTTCGAGGCGCGTGAGGACGGTACTCAGTTCGCCGACCGTCTGCTGGAACAGGTCGATTTTGTGGTAGAGTTTGTCGAGGACGTACTCCTCGATGGTGTCTCTCAGTGCCATGTTGAAGACGTACACCTCGCGGTTCTGGCCGATTCGGTGGATGCGGCCGATTCGCTGTTCGACCGTCATCGGGTTCCACGGCAGGTCGTAGTTCACCATGACGTTGCAGAACTGGAGGTTGCGCCCCTCGTTCATCGCGTCGGTGGAGACGAGGACGCCGCCGTCGTCGCGGAAGGCCTCGATTATCTCCTCTTTCTCCTGACTCGAATGGCCGCCGTGGAAGGCGTGGGTCTCGTAGCCTCGTTCCGCCAGCGTTTCGACCACTCGGCGTTGGGTCGGCCGGAACTGGGTGAACACGATGACCCGACCCATCTCGACGTGTTCGCGGGCCTCCGCCACGATGTCGAGGAGTCGTCGTCGCTTCGTGACCGTCTCGATGTCGTCTATCCGGTCGAGAATCGCGTCCAACTTCTCGCGGTGGGCGGGGTCGGTCCGGTCGTCGAGTTGTTTGCGGACGGTGCCCTCCAGCGCGGCGGGGCTACTGACGACTTCCTTCTGGAGGAGCATCAAAACGAGTTTCTGCCCACTGCCGTCGTCGTAGGCGCTCCGAACGTAGTCCGAAACCGACTCGTAGAGGCCCAGCTCGGCGTCGGTGGGTTCGAAGCGTCGGGTGTCGATAA is part of the Halorussus lipolyticus genome and harbors:
- a CDS encoding class I SAM-dependent methyltransferase; amino-acid sequence: MQPEDNHEYWANRSDEFSPGYYAEIGQNEVTETLSAVFDHYVNTDAEILEVGCSSGRHLAHLLDRGYKNLTGIDINDDSFDVMEDHYPRLAETGTFHTGAIEDLVPEFADGEFDVIYSVETLQHVHPDNKWVFEELARVSADLLITAENEGNSPQRGREGCEVSIVHDDFPLYHRNWKDEFADLNAAQLLCEPGKRDTVRVFRVL
- a CDS encoding DEAD/DEAH box helicase, producing the protein MDDPDLVSVEVTHHDPDPVVADADAGTPDLSFHRQSVVANRLLAGQPDAELRSLASVDDEEVKLLEHQVDAAHRALFEMDGRALLADEVGLGKTIEVGMILKEMHYRRTDDSVLILTPAQLAKQWQGELREKFGLPFVSNYDSEFEGFDAHDRVIASIDTAKSDRHRAAVLGRDWDVLVMDEAHYVKNEDTDRYALVDGLTYDYAFFLTATPIQNELTDLYNVVSLLRPGLFGSRETFHRYFVDDGQETLVNREELQHRLNQVMIRNRRDDTDIDFTDRVIDTRRFEPTDAELGLYESVSDYVRSAYDDGSGQKLVLMLLQKEVVSSPAALEGTVRKQLDDRTDPAHREKLDAILDRIDDIETVTKRRRLLDIVAEAREHVEMGRVIVFTQFRPTQRRVVETLAERGYETHAFHGGHSSQEKEEIIEAFRDDGGVLVSTDAMNEGRNLQFCNVMVNYDLPWNPMTVEQRIGRIHRIGQNREVYVFNMALRDTIEEYVLDKLYHKIDLFQQTVGELSTVLTRLEDSGTSFEDQIFERLTAADSEVELENDFEEMAIDLGEQHELSRKVERFNTGVFESFDLGVGDD